A single Salmo salar chromosome ssa19, Ssal_v3.1, whole genome shotgun sequence DNA region contains:
- the LOC106578483 gene encoding alpha-amylase has product MKVKAKLYGCLLALGLGVGLSQYQSKSHTKHHIQQGRSTIVHLFEWRWNDIAEECERYLGPNGFDGVQISPPSENVVVTKPWRPWWERYQPVSYNLCSRSGTQQELRDMVCRCNNVGVKIYADVVINHMCMSDAGEGEGRRRSTCGSYFNASKREFPSVPFSASHFNDDKCTTSSRNIETYQDIYQVRNCRLLGLLDLAQDKEHVRERIVDYMNRLVDMGVAGFRVDACKHMWPEDLKNVYSRLHNLNTTWFTHGSRPLIYQEVIDLGGEPIKATEYSGLGLVTEFKYGTMLGSVIRKWNQGKLSDLKTCGESWDLLPSGEALVFVDNHDNQRGHGAGGASILTFWEPRMYKMATAFMLAHPYGVTRVMSSYRWDRRVVDGKDQNDWIGPPSFPDGSTKPVPIQPDGSCGEGWVCEHRWPTIRNMVMFRNVVDGEPLSNWWDNGGNQIAFGRGNQGFIVINNDNCSLDVMLYTGLHGGTYCDVISGQRSGGRCSGKQVTVGGDGRAHFTISPSDPDPVIAIHTHSKLE; this is encoded by the exons ATGAAG GTAAAAGCTAAACTGTATGGCTGTCTGTTGGCTCTGGGTCTTGGAGTAGGCCTCTCCCAGTACCAGTCTAAAAGTCACACAAAGCATCACATCCAACAGGGCAGGTCAACCATAGTCCACCTGTTTGAGTGGCGCTGGAATGACATAGCTGAAGAGTGTGAGCGATATCTGGGACCCAATGGATTTGATGGAGTGCAG ATCTCCCCTCCCAGTGAGAACGTGGTGGTGACTAAGCCATGGAGACCGTGGTGGGAGAGGTACCAGCCAGTCAGCTACAACCTCTGTTCCCGCTCTGGAACCCAACAGGAGCTCAGAGACATGGTCTGCAGGTGCAACAATGTCGGG GTGAAGATCTATGCAGACGTGGTCATTAATCACATGTGTATGTCTGACGCGGGCGAGGGGGAGGGCAGACGCCGTTCGACCTGTGGCTCATACTTCAATGCCAGCAAGAGGGAGTTCCCATCTGTGCCCTTCTCCGCTTCCCACTTCAACGATGACAAATGCACCACCAGCAGCAGAAATATTGAGACTTACCAAGACATTTATCAG GTGCGTAACTGTCGTCTGCTAGGACTTCTGGATCTGGCGCAGGACAAGGAGCATGTGAGGGAGAGGATAGTGGACTACATGAACAGACTGGTGGATATGGGTGTAGCAGGTTTCAGGGTGGACGCATGTAAACACATGTGGCCTGAGGACCTAAAGAACGTCTACAGCAGACTTCACAACCTTAACACCACCTGGTTCACACACGGATCCAGACCACTCATTTACCAAGAG GTTATCGACCTCGGTGGCGAGCCGATAAAAGCCACAGAATACTCTGGACTGGGCCttgtcacagagttcaagtatggTACTATGCTGGGCTCTGTCATCCGCAAGTGGAACCAAGGGAAACTCTCTGACCTCAA GACGTGTGGTGAGAGCTGGGATCTGCTGCCCTCAGGCGAGGCATTGGTGTTTGTGGATAACCATGACAACCAGAGAGGGCACGGTGCAGGAGGGGCCTCCATCCTCACCTTCTGGGAGCCCAG AATGTATAAAATGGCCACAGCTTTCATGCTGGCCCATCCCTATGGAGTTACGAGAGTGATGTCAAGCTACCGATGGGATCGACGTGTTGTGGATGGAAAG GACCAGAATGATTGGATAGGTCCTCCCAGCTTCCCTGACGGCTCCACCAAGCCTGTCCCCATCCAGCCAGACGGCAGCTGTGGGGAGGGCTGGGTGTGTGAACACAGATGGCCCACAATCAG aAATATGGTGATGTTTCGTAATGTTGTCGATGGAGAGCCGTTGTCTAACTGGTGGGACAATGGGGGGAACCAGATAGCTTTTGGACGAGGCAACCAAGGCTTCATAGTTATCAACAATGATAACTG TTCCCTGGATGTGATGCTGTACACCGGCCTTCATGGAGGAACCTACTGTGATGTCATCTCCGGTCAGAGGTCAGGGGGGCGTTGCTCGGGGAAACAGGTGACCGTTGGCGGGGACGGGAGAGcacacttcaccatcagcccCTCTGACCCGGACCCTGTCATAGCCATTCACACACACTCTAAGCTGGAGTAG